A genomic window from Purpureocillium takamizusanense chromosome 2, complete sequence includes:
- a CDS encoding 3-phytase (EggNog:ENOG503NYDZ~COG:T) encodes MRWTRSKALLGLASLRWTACWRHSGYSPTPSTIPVVVKHAQTRLRIYDAEPDDESDSQAVGTVVAKVADDGNLYGDVEGVRLVAGSDSQKGFIIVSCQGVSAYSVYRRAPPHEYVTTFTLVEASDGKVNAVSNTDGVAAVGTALSPEFPFGIIATHDDANQLPNGSTSNLASFKMTSLSKILGAQQLKQLRLLDDVDADWDPRTSARHGKYHHGQLVDPSVDRPSSSSPVHTGR; translated from the coding sequence ATGCGATGGACTCGAAGCAAGGCGCTACTGGGTTTGGCGTCACTTCGTTGGACGGCGTGTTGGAGACACTCGGGATACAGCCCAACACCAAGTACGatccccgtcgtcgtcaaacaTGCCCAGACACGCCTTCGCATCTACGACGCCGAGCCTGATGATGAGTCTGACTCGCAGGCCGTGGGCACCGTGGtggccaaggtcgccgacgatggcaaTCTCTACGGCGACGTCGAAGGAGTGAGGCTGGTTGCAGGATCAGATAGTCAGAAGGGCTTCATCATCGTGTCCTGCCAAGGGGTGAGCGCATACAGCGTCTACCGCCGGGCACCGCCGCACGAATATGTGACGACTTTTACTCTCGTGGAGGCGTCGGACGGTAAAGTCAACGCGGTGAGCAACacggacggcgtcgcggccgtagGCACCGCGCTCAGTCCCGAGTTCCCATTCGGCATCATCGCAACGCACGACGATGCGAATCAGCTTCCCAACGGCTCGACCAGCAACTTGGCGAGCTTCAAGATGACAAGCTTGAGCAAGATACTGGGGGCACAGCAGTTGAagcagctgcggctgctcgacgacgtggacgcTGACTGGGATCCGCGGACGTCGGCACGACACGGGAAATATCACCACGGCCAACTTGTTGATCCGTCCGTAGACCggccctcatcatcgtcaccggtCCACACCGGCCGGTGA
- a CDS encoding 3-phytase (EggNog:ENOG503NYDZ~SECRETED:SignalP(1-21~SECRETED:cutsite=THG-AP~SECRETED:prob=0.8290)~COG:O): MALAVLVAAFAVVLHVWATHGAPTTVVVVNVTAMTDTVVASDWTATFYSDREPLLLGNDAGPDTGGIRAYSLESPPPLPGSTLREHASAAVVRTKLATSVYGVGVGLGVGGSGKDRAITIAQPDSIMLAFALPSLTPVRDAQSEQLGDWSALSSWKCRTTGNHQYLFLFGKRQAVQLLVRTDQQGEKLDIDAIRP; encoded by the coding sequence atggccctcgccgtcttggTAGCCGCTTTCGCTGTGGTGCTCCACGTGTGGGCAACCCACGGCGCGCCCACcactgtcgtcgtcgtcaacgtcacGGCCATGACCGACACCGTCGTCGCGTCGGACTGGACGGCGACCTTTTACTCCGATCGCGAGCCTCTTCTGCTAGGCAACGATGCCGGACCAGACACTGGCGGCATCCGTGCGTACAGTCTCGaatctccgccgccgctgcctggCAGCACTCTTCGCGAGCacgcgtcggccgccgtcgtccgcacCAAGCTCGCCACCTCGGTGTATGGCGTAGGCGTAGGCTTAGGcgttggcggcagcggcaaagaCCGCGCCATCACCATTGCCCAGCCTGACTCGATCATGCTTGCGTTCGCGCTTCCCTCGCTGACGCCCGTGCGCGATGCGCAGAGCGAACAGCTCGGCGACTGGTCCGCGCTGTCCTCGTGGAAGTGCAGGACGACGGGGAACCACCAGTATTTGTTCCTCTTTGGCAAGCGTCAAGCCgtgcagctgctggtgcgcACAGATCAGCAGGGCGAGAAGCTGGACATTGACGCTATCAGGCCATGA
- a CDS encoding uncharacterized protein (COG:S~EggNog:ENOG503P8UZ~SECRETED:SignalP(1-16~SECRETED:cutsite=VMA-VP~SECRETED:prob=0.8777)), with the protein MKLLAVTALFLGAVMAVPTNPHDGYNACPHGLFSVEQCCAINVLGVANLDCDSPTEYPRDADHFREVCSKRGKFARCCVLPVVRTFCFMSF; encoded by the exons atgaagctcctcgccgtcaccgccctcttcctcggtgccgtcatggccgtcccCACCAACCCCCATGACGGCTACAACGCCTGCCCCCACGGTCTCTTCTCCGTCGAGCAGTGCTGCGCCATCAACGTCCTGGGCGTCGCTAACCTTGACTGCGACTCTC CAACCGAGTATCCTCGTGATGCCGATCACTTCCGCGAGGTTTGCTCCAAGAGGGGCAAGTTTGCCCGCTGCTGTGTGCTTCCAGTGGTACGTACGTTTTGTTTCATGAGCTTTTAG
- a CDS encoding uncharacterized protein (COG:J~EggNog:ENOG503NU0D) gives MSFRGGFDHRGRGGPRGRGGPRGGGSRGGGAPRGGYGRGGGAPPPTVFRSPGGLRAPDAIVTRAEDAIQASRKGLSLDRLQLKEAFPVRPGYGTKGKAVVLWSNYVTFDVSTKLVLYRYDVSIQPTAPKRKTTQVVRLLLQSAALDAVREDVVTDFRSTLISRREFPDQVVQIPYREEGEDEAAENATVYAVTLQRTNVLSASELIEYVTSTSMSTNMNHDTKLPMIQAFNIFLNHYAKSAGNLATIGSSKTFAMNAAASDQLDLGGCLTAIRGFYASVRAATARVLVNVNVSHGAFYQAGPLDRFMLTFGSARGLPKLERTLKKLRVATTHLREKRNRQGQVIPRVKTIISLAGPRDGQGLPHPPRVQAYGAGAKGVEFWLDAQPATSSSPAGAKKGGKGGKASQEKASSGGCYISVYDFFLKTHNIKIANPALPVVNVGTRERPSYLPAQVCSVLPGQAAQTKLDPGQTQNMIRFAVRRPADNATSIVAQGLSTAGLSPTTNPLLASFGITVGSDLVTVHGRVLASPRVLYKSNQKAQMMAGGWNMVPHGGPALKFNTSMALGKWSCLYIDLPDAMYGGAHKFTLESLTDIMKKFHAVLRDTGIAASAPVLPLKRLALRDEEDPALDAILQGAAKDLELLFVVLPAGPIPLYNRIKHLGDVRYGIQTICCVGKKLAKPGGQDQYFRNEALKFNLKLGGSNQIVEPMRNDLIAEGKTMVVGIDVTHPSPGSSFSAPSIAGMVASVDKAMGQWPAVLRIQPERRQEMVGDLKEMLLSRLKLWRTKGKNASLPENILVYRDGVSEGQYQLVLSEELPLLRAACKEVYPVDTQKKGLPRMTVVIVGKRHHTRFYPTSEADMDRSGNTKPGTVVDRGVTEGRSWDFFLQAHTALQGTARPAHYVVVLDEIFRARHARATSEAAAADELQELTQNMCYTFGRATKAVSICTPAYYADILCERARCYLSSLFEGSSNASVAESAGGFGGASDDIRVHERLRDTMFYI, from the exons ATGTCTTTtcgcggcggcttcgaccACCGCGGTCGTGGTGGCCCCCGCGGTCGTGGTGGCCCCCGCGGGGGAGGctctcgtggcggcggagctcCTCGCGGTGGCTACGGCCGCGGAGGCGGTGCCCCTCCACCAACCGTCTTCAG ATCTCCTGGAGGACTCCGTGCTCCCGATGCGATAGTCacccgcgccgaggacgccatCCAGGCGAGCAGAAAGGGCCtcagcctcgaccgcctccagctcaaggaggcctTTCCCGTACGACCCGGATACGGCACAAAGGGCAAGGCCGTGGTTCTCTGGAGCAACTACGTTACCTTTGACGTCTCCACGAAGCTCGTCCTGTATCGCTATGACGTTTCCATCCAGCCTACCGCtccgaagaggaagacgacccAGGTCGTGCGCCTCTTGCtgcagtcggcggcgttggatGCCGTCCGAGAAGACGTCGTCACTGACTTTAGGTCGACCCTCATATCTCGTCGCGAGTTCCCTGATCAGGTCGTCCAAATCCCATACcgcgaggaaggcgaggatgAAGCGGCGGAAAACGCCACCGTCTACGCGGTCACGCTGCAGCGCACCAACGTCCTATCCGCTTCCGAGCTCATCGAGTACgtcacgtcgacgagcatgTCGACAAACATGAATCACGACACCAAGCTGCCCATGATTCAGGCCTTCAACATCTTCCTCAATCACTACGCCAAGTCGGCTGGCAACCTCGCCACCATCGGGTCGTCCAAGACGTTTGCCATGAacgcggccgcctcggatcagctcgacctcggcggctgTCTCACCGCTATCCGCGGTTTCTATGCCAGTGTCcgcgcggccacggcccgcgtgctcgtcaacgtcaacgtCAGCCACGGGGCATTCTACCAAGCGGGCCCGCTTGACCGCTTCATGCTGACGTTTGGCTCGGCTCGTGGGCTGCCCAAGCTGGAGCGCACGCTGAAGAAGCTCCGCGTCGCGACGACGCATCTCCGTGAAAAGAGGAACCGACAGGGCCAAGTCATTCCACGCGTCAAGACCATTATTTCTTTAGCAGGCCCCCGCGATGGCCAAGGCCTGCCGCATCCACCCCGAGTGCAAGCTTATGGCGCGGGGGCCAAGGGCGTTGAGTTTTGGCTCGATGCTCAGCCCGCGACATCCTCTTCCCCCGCCGGCGCGAAGAAAGGAGGCAAGGGCGGTAAAGCCAGTCAGGAGAAGGCTTCATCTGGAGGATGCTACATCTCCGTTTACGATTTCTTCTTGAAGA CGCACAACATCAAAATCGCCaaccctgccctgccggtcgtcaacgtcggcaCGCGCGAAAGGCCTTCCTACCTTCCTGCCCAGGTCTGTTCTGTTCTCCCCGGTCAGGCGGCACAGACGAAACTCGATCCTGGTCAGACGCAAAACATGATCAGGTTCGCCGTCCGTCGGCCGGCAGATAATGCAACATCCATCGTCGCGCAGGGTCTCAGCACGGCTGGCCTTTCTCCTACCACCAACCCATTGCTA GCATCGTTTGGTATCACGGTTGGCTCAGACCTCGTTACCGTTCACGGTCGCGTTCTGGCCAGCCCGAGAGTGCTGTACAAGTCCAACCAAAAGGCACAAATGATGGCTGGAGGCTGGAACATGGTTCCTCACGGCGGCCCAGCCCTCAAGTTCAACACTAGCATGGCCCTTGGGAAGTGGTCGTGCTTGTACATTGATCTCCCTGATGCCATGTACGGCGGTGCTCACAAATTCACTCTGGAAAGCCTCACGGACATCATGAAGAAGTTCCACGCCGTCCTGCGAGACACGGGCATtgccgcgagcgcgcccgtgctgccgctgAAGCGCTTGGCCCTTcgcgacgaagaggaccCGGCGCTTGACGCGATTCTCCAAGGCGCTGCGAAAGACCTGGAGCTCCTCTTCGTGGTGCTGCCAGCCGGCCCAATTCCTCTCTATAACCGCATCAAGCATCTCGGTGATGTGAGGTACGGCATCCAGACCATCTGCTGCGTCGGCAAGAAGCTTGCCAAGCCTGGCGGTCAAGACCAGTATTTCCGCAACGAGGCCCTCAAGTTCAATCtcaagctcggcggcagcaaccaGATCGTGGAGCCCATGCGGAACGACTTGATTGCAGAGGGCAAAACCATGGttgtcggcatcgacgtcaCTCACCCGTCTCCGGGATCCTCCTTTTCGGCTCCCAGCATTGCCGGCATGGTTGCCAgcgtcgacaaggccatggGGCAGTGGCCGGCCGTCTTGAGGATCCAGCCCGAGAGACGACAAGAAATGGTGGGGGACCTCAAAGAGATGCTCCTGTCTCGTCTCAAGCTCTGGCGCACCAAAGGCAAGAACGCGTCGCTTCCTGAAAACATACTCGTGTATCGCGACGGCGTCTCAGAGGGGCAGTATCAGCTTGTTCTTAGTGAGGAACTGCCGCTCCTTCGTGCTGCCTGCAAGGAAGTGTACCCGGTCGACACGCAGAAGAAGGGACTGCCTCGCATGACGGTCGTCATTGTCGGGAAGCGACACCACACACGCTTCTACCCAACCTCGGAGGCTGACATGGACCGTTCCGGCAACACCAAGCCCGGTACGGTTGTCGATCGCGGCGTGACCGAGGGCAGAAGCTGGGACTTCTTTCTCCAGGCACACACCGCCCTTCAGGGTACTGCGCGGCCAGCGCACtacgtcgtcgtgctggacGAGATCTTCCGCGCGAGGCACGCCCGTGCCACATCCgaggcagccgccgcagacgagcTGCAAGAGCTGACGCAAAACATGTGCTACACCTTTGGACGCGCAACCAAGGCGGTGAGCATCTGCACGCCGGCGTACTATGCGGACATCCTCTGCGAGAGGGCCAGATGCTACCTGTCGAGCCTGTTTGAAGGATCGAGCAACGCGTCCGTGGCGGAGAGCGCGGgcggctttggcggcgccagcgacgaTATCAGGGTACACGAGAGACTCAGAGACACGATGTTTTACATCTAG